From the Drosophila willistoni isolate 14030-0811.24 chromosome 2L unlocalized genomic scaffold, UCI_dwil_1.1 Seg168, whole genome shotgun sequence genome, the window CTGAAGAACAGGGTGTCATCTTCTTCACAAGCATCTTGAGTGCCGTCATACTGGCATTTTACACTCTAAAGCACTGGACGAGCATAGCGAATAATTGGTCCAGTGTTAAGAGATTCAGTCATATGCCTACACGACTAATTCTATTTAGCAGTATGGCAGTTTACTTCTCAAATAGCTTTGTCATCCAAGAGGCAAAGATTTTGTCCTATCTCTTGGGTGGTATCGTTTTGCTGCTGGCCTATGAACTGATCCAGCTGAGTGCACGTTTGGACTTTAAGCAAAAATTCAAGGCGCCTCAGTTTCTACGATCAACATTGCTGAGGCTCATCCTGGCCAGTTTGTTGGCTGTCTGCTTTATACGCTTTGCGTTCACTTTATTCCGCTGCCGCGAGGAGCAAGGCAATTGCACGGACTTTGCCACTCAACAAGGATTTGTTACAAAAAAATCTGGCCTGAGCAGAGTTTACATCTCGGCTGTGGTTATCATAGTGATTTACACGACACTTACTCGTTTATATTTGCGATCCTGCGGCAATTTGACGGGCAATTCGCCAAATGTTCTACTAGCTCGGTATGGACCCACAGTGGCTTCGATTTGTGCTGGTGGCCATATACTGCTCGCTAATAGTTCCATAAAGAATGTTCATCGGGTTCATATCGATGCCATGGCCTTGGTCATTTATGCTTTACTCATAGTACAAATTGTTATTGTGTCCTGGTCGCCATTGATGACCTTCGTGCTGCCGCCAAGAAATCCAAATGTGATTAGTGTCAATGGCAAGGACAGCATAGTCCCAGAAATCTTTAAGAAGATGAAGCGCATGTATGAGGGAGATGACGCTGAACGCCGGCACGAGATACCCGTGGTCTATGGTCTGGCTACTGTCTACTCCTCAGTGATAATAACATTTGGCGTATTCCTTTCCATGGTGTTGATTGTTTTACTAGAGCCGCGTGCTGCCATCGGACTGGTGGCCTCTATGGCCATTGGAGCAATTTTGTTGAGTGTCAATGGCATTCTGCGATATCGTACAGCTACTAGTTTCGGTGAGTCCTTGCCCGTTAATATACTTTAATGCCCTCTTACTAAATATGTTCAACAGAATCTTGTGTCCAGCCCACATTTACCGCCTTGGTGGGATGGTTTTTATTGGCCAATTTTTGCTTCTTTGCCACATCACATCAGACAACTTTGTCGCAAATCGATTGGAGGGCTGCATTTGTGGGTCGGACAACAGGCCTGGGCCAGTCGAATGTGATTTCCGGAGCTTTGGTCATTTTAAATACCTTTTGTGGTCACATATTCTTTTTCACCGTCTACGCCTTGCTCAGTACAGAGACGTTTTCGCTCTTTGCCCTGTTTCCCAATCTCATACGAAGCAATAGTCGACTCGGAAAAGGCGACTCTGCCACTGCTTTATCGGATGTGGCCAATGAGTCAGTGGGTTTCGATATGACTCGCGGTGAATTGAGTCTGTACGAGTATGAGGATGTATTTCTAGGGTCTAATTTCAAAGTGGCCACACAATTCATTATGCTGCAGGGTCTTAAGGTGAGTAACagctataaaaaaaacattgaacAATCATACCCAACTCTGTTTACTTTCAGATATTTTGCTCCATGTTAGCCTGCACCATTCACTGCCGTCACTTAATGGTCTGGAAAATCTTCGCTCCACGCTTCATCTACGAGGCCCTGGCCACGTTTGTTAGCCTGCCATCACTAATCTTGGGCTATCTTCTCCTATTACGCATCCACCGCGCCGTCGACTCGCTTATCAAGCGCATCAACAAGACCAAGGTCAACTGAACTTATGCTTTTACAataatttagtattttttaataaatgaGAACCAAATGTGGCAAATAAAAGACAgcagtgttttttgttttctcccAGGTGGACTTGGTTTTATATCTTATTTACTTTCAGGCTAataattacaatttaaaaattaatcattttcTTAAAGATTTTTCCCAGAGATGGGCGCAAATTCTTTATGTCCGAAACGaagattataaaaaaaatccgATATTCCTATATAcgtaaagatatatgtatgtatgtatgtatatattgtatatgtatagtttACTCATTCTTCCTTAGCAATTAACACGAGCAAATATGACataaaatagttaaaaattaaGTACACATATAAATCTAGATCTTAAGTATCGGGGGATAGGATGGGAGTTAAGTACTCGAAATAAGTAAcaatgtgtgagtgtgtgcatTTATGAGTGTGTCACAGTATTAGCATTCACAATTGACTAACTAAATTTGTAATATTGACCGAATCAATTGTGAAGgctttaaattataatttacaCATTAACTTTTATTGGCTTAAGGGCACTAGAGAAGTTTTCCTTTCTTCTTTCTAGTTGGTATACTTAAACAAATATTACAATTGGTTGCCAAATCGAAATCATAAGTTTTGTTGCTCACTTCAAACGCGTGGctgtttgcgtgtgtgtgtctgtgtgtgtgtgtggtgttgGTGGGGCTTAGGTGTATGTAGGTGTGGGTGGGGATTGTAGAAAGAGATTCGCAATGGAATTCTACTGGCCATTTAGAACTAATGGCGTTTTCGAAATTCCGTTTGTAGCGCCCttgtctaaaaaaaaaaaaaaaacaagaaagaaatagaaaataaaatagtCCAAAATTATAATGTtgtgaaattttgaatttaagatTGATGAGAGATGTGAATGTTTGGTTAGCATGTAAAGATAAGGATTGTATTATTGAATGTGAATAAGTGAGCAATTAAAAGAAAGCAACTTTTGGTATAATATTCTTTGGCTAAGCACTATGAACAAGATGAATGAGTTTGGTTCTTTTTCTAGTCACTGGTTTCATCGTAGGGATGATATTGTTGTTTTGGCTTCTTGACCTCCTCCGCTTCCAGTTGCTTACCATGTGTCGCTGTACggcaaaactttttggtcgtGCTCCAGTCCTCCTTCAACGATAGATTGAACATGGAGTAGTCTGGATCGCCGGTTACCTCCTTGACTATGTTCAAAAATTTCGGCATGCAGTTCTTAAGAGCATCGCCAGTTAAGGATGAGTAGGTCTCTAATAGTACAAGGCCTTTGCAGCTGCAAAATATTGACCGACAAGAATTACGTAACGAATGAGACCTTCAAACATCATTGAAAAACCTTACCGTGGATGACCCGGCTCTTTGTAGATATCCAGCTGGAAGTATTGATTGTTAATTAGGAAGCAGCGCCGTTTCTTGTAAATTGTAAAATGGGCATCATCGCGCTGGGCCAGCAGATTCATGTAATCGCGATGTGTTAGCTGAGTCTTCACCTCGATGCGGGCCTGACCATGGACATTGGGACGGCGCTGGGTGTGTATATAACTCCAGTGATTCTTCTGTCCACGCTTACGCAAACGTGCCTGGACTTTGGGACCAGCCGATTGTAGATAATGATGCACGACATCGAAGTCCTGGAACGGTGGGAATTCGCTATCAGGCGGCAGAACAGCAACTATGAGGAAAGAAAGTGGAGATAATATTGTAAGTTCATTAACTTCTGTTAACATTAGATAACTTACCCAAATATTTGAGCTTTCTGGATGTGGCTTGCAAACGATCGCCAATGTCGATGCCCAATTTCTGGCACACGGACTCAATCATTCGGTTCATTTTGGCCTCAAAGTTGGTTGAGTTATCAATGACATCGAAATAGGGATGACCAACCCAGGCAGCAGCCGATTTGTAGTCCAATTCTCGAGCCAAATCCACGCCCTCGGAGCGACAAGCGTGATCCTGTAATAAATATGAAATGAAGGTCAACTGTATAATAAtgcatacttatgtatgtattttgctttaaaaaaatatcGACTTCTGCCCTTTAGCCTGCACTATTAAGCCATTTACCGGgttaattaatatatatgtacataattcAGTACCTGATGGTAATGACGCTTTCTTTTctaattgtttaatttgtaaCAAAAGAAACGATCGAGAAATGTTTTTCTATGTAAATTCACTCCAATTACTAATTGCTTACCTCTGTAGAGTAAAAATCCTCGGCACCGTTAGCAGCCGATACCAAATGCAAGATTTGATTATATCGATTGTCTCGCATCTCAACAGGATTCCACTTATTGGCGGCCATCATTTTCTCCCATTTGTCCTTTGATATATCTAATATACAAACAACGAATGAATCGAAATGGTTCAAAACAAGGTGACGGTATTCCACTTACATGCACTGGCATCCATAACGCCTCGATCGCAGATGATAAGGCAATTTCTTGTACTCGAAACTCCCAGCTCAAAGTATGTATTCTCGATTTGCACCATTGTGCGTATCAGATTCTCCTGAAATTTATATGCTGCGAGAGatagaaatttgtttaattagcAGTTGTTTGGCTATTGCCGGAATCGGAATACAATTGCAAGCAAACtccaaatggaaatgtaattAAACACATCGATGGATGGTTGGAACTTGGGATTAAGTGGACACTTGGGGTATTGTGGTTCGATGGAATTACTAAAACAAGAGCAGTTCAATAGACCTTTAAGAAAATTCCATTATCAGTAGAAAAATAGAAACTGTAACGATGACTGACTAAGTAATTGACGCAAAGATTCTGCCTCGGATTACGGAATGATTTCAACCATCTGTTTAAacatctctctctccctctctctctctttctgttgATAAGATTCAAAACAGAGAACAAAGTGAACGTAACACAATAACGGAGAGAGGGGTAGAGAAAAGACGGCAATAAATATGTCCGGCCCCTTCTCCGCTTAACGGAGATCCTGGCCCTTGATTACGTTGCCATGCTGTTGCAATCGAAAGTGCGCGGGTTGGGAGCAGATGGAGGAATgcagacagaaagagagagagagaaaagccGTTACTTGTTGCTTTGCTCTCATCAGTTGTTTGGTCGTATTACGAATTCTCGTTGCATTGAACTTGACCCAACCAGtgcattgtgtgtgtgtgattcgGAATTGGAATTGATCGATACCAAGGTTGAAAGCTTTGTCacattttacttttgttttttttatttgtgctCTTTCTCTAGTTGTTcctctttttgcttttttgtcgAATTTCTAATTCAATTAGCAACGATGATATAAGaatacaataataacaatacaacaaaaaaacggCAGAAAAGGAATTTCTGCTTGTAATTTCTCTAGGTATTGCGCATCAGCAAATGGTAAAGAAATCAGCTTTTTACGCCGATTTAAAACACGtttagatacatatgtatgtacatgtacatacatatatatgtatcgaATCTGGATGCTTTTATCGGACTTCGTTTTATGTTCTCTGTTAAATTAGTATGCAAAAGATTTATGTACGATTTAAATATCTCATTTCTGTTCTTTTGGCGGtacatttttaattacatAATTAATGCAAATTAAATACCAGAAATTGGCGAtcagaaaaacaatttcatcTATTGTCATCAGTTCTAAGAGGGGGAATCAAATCAATGACGGCAATTAACAAGATCGAAACCAAGTTCAATCTGGCAACGTTCCCGCCGAGTCAAAAGTATCTGTATCTACTCAATATATagaatacataaatacatacatatgtacagatgtatgtgcatacatatatgtatttgttcgttttttccgttcctgtatatgtatgtacatatatctgtgtgaaatacacaacaaaaataactaaaCTGAGTAATTAACGGCAAACTGCGAAGAGAGAGTAAACAGACACAATTTCGAGAACCATTGGCTAGGGGAACGCCCTGTGGGGGCGGGGACCAGATCTGACAAATATCATACTCTCATCAGCGTCATCGTCAGCACGTGACGTTGCTCAAGTGCTCAAGTTCTTTGTGTGTGggattataatatatatttaattagccctcatatacatataaataaattaagtcaaaatgaatttcaaaaGCTGGGAAATAGGACATGTGTGTGCggttttctatttattttggtAAATTATcgcaaaaaacattttcattgtATTGTGTAATACACAATACACTGCTCGTCATTAGGTTAGAATCaactattaaaaatttataatttaaaaatatttattttcttaagcTTAGAATTAAATCGACTGTTAATAGTACaaaactacaaatttttttctctAATACTTTGACTGGCACATGTTCAGCAATTCTGATCTGAGCGGGACACTAAATGTTGGAGACCGTAAAAACTAAATTAGTTAGAACGTGATCGTCTGCCGGAGGACATGCATGTCACGCTTTGATCTAAAGGGTTTGTTTAATACTGGTTAAAATGGctgaaaacgaaaatttctCTGATTATAGATCAGACAGCTTTAATTTCTGTCAAGAACTAATCTGATATTTTCAACTAACTCAATCTAACTTAACTGATTGCAAACTTAAGCGTTAAGTTGATTCTCTACAATTTATTTCAGATGGTGATATTTGGAAAACAAATTATGGATATTATAATGCACATAAAGTTTAACAAAATATGTCtattataaatttcaaaaattcttaGCAAAAGCACGTGTCTAACGATCTCTAGGtgcatacatatttttaatatattcataaattgtcgtcgtcgtctaaATTTAAATGCCccatttaaacaatttgcaaaagaaaaaagaaaatgttttgaaTATGAAACGCAGGAAAAGAATATAACAAACACGGCGACACGGCGAAAGATTGTTAGTGGTTGCACTGATGGATAATGATGAGGGGGAGGGGACATTTTGGATGGATAGACGACAACGGTGTTAGCAAACGACAAGAAGAAAAATAGTCATAAATCAAAATCATGAAATAAGGataaacaaaaagttaaaaCAAATGTTTGCATAAGCGAATAAATAGGTATCTCTGTAAATGTCTTTTCTATAATCTATAGTTGGAGCATGTGGCACAGATCTGTTGAAGATTTTAACTGTTGTCACGCTTAtgtatgcacacacacacagacagtaGACAGTAAAATAACGTTAATATCACCGCAAGAGATGCATCGTGGTGGATGGAACAGCAAGATCAGCGGCAGCAGCTCAACTCACCTTCACTGCCATTTGGCTTGGAGGCAGCTTTGGCCAAGCAACGTGGACAGGATGCAGTCAAATCGATGAGACTATGCTCCGGTGCGGCAAATGGCAGATCTTTATAAACATAGGTGGTAGGCGTAGGTGGGTCTGCGGCGAACCAATCAATATAAGGAAAGATCTTTTGCAAAGAACGAACAAAACGAACAAAATTGTGCCTATTGCCTATACTATACTATCCtatacaatacaatatattttgCTCAGCACACGGTTAATGGATCGAAAGCACACGCCTAACATGTGACCAGGCCCCCGACTTGTATCTTATCGGCTCCATTTTGGTAATTTAGATATAACCACCCCAGCACAATCAGGCCGTAATTCTTACCCCCCACCACCTGAGCAGCTGCTCCTACTCACTCACTCAATCTAATTGCAAATCCATAAATACGCAATAGACAAATTTGCTTAAACTGAAAAGAACTTTCTTTTTGTCAATTTCTGTCGCCAAATGGCATAAAGTCACGCAATTCTTGAGTCACAGAAAGGATATTGTAAATACATACTTAAAACAGAATTATAACGACCATAATTGATTGCgtaaaagaagaaatataGAATGAAATTTCATTGAAGACAACGTGACTTTCATGGGGACCTGCTGAATGCCATCGTTGTTGTCATTGGCGGATTCGCAGACTTTTTAGTATGAACCAAATTACGtacatctatctatctatctatctatatgtAGTATCTCTCTTTGACAGCAGTTGCTTTGCtggtatttaaaaataaatgcttttcacagacacacatacatgtgtatatatgtatatataatcaGTGGATCTAGactatatttataatatatgtacatagagaATGCTTTGTGTTGGTCTCTCGaaagtaaatattttgatttattttcattttcgagAAAATGCTCTGGCGAACTTGACAGTGTGTTGtgattatattcttatgtatacatacatagtattatgtatataatatgtGGGAGATGTCGGGAAAAGAAGGTTGCTTGcaaatgtatgtatctatgtatatgcTATAATCTATCCTACATAATATCTACATTTGTATGCATAGATGTATCTATAGTCTATAATTTAAGAACTTACCCTCTTTTTCGGTCAAATCGGAGAACTTAACGCCACCACTATACGGATTATTCAAACGGATGAggaagagaaaagaaaagcgttgcaaatattataaaattagttagttcattttgtttatatagaaTTCCATAAGCATAACTGAGTTCTACAATAAAActacatttattattattattgactatttatgtacgtatgtatgtatgtatgaatgtatgaaAGTTGGATCAAGCAGGAACATTAACTTAAAATCATatagcatatatgtatgtgctgCAAGAACAACAGACAGTTCATATTGTTTGCAACTTCAATATCAAAGCGAACTCAAAATGACTCCTTATCAGGGTTTCGAACATAAGTATCACTTTGAGTGGCTTGTGACTATTGATTTTAGAATGTTTTaataatcatttttatttcaattttttttttttgctttttgtattGTTTAGGCATTTACCTGAGTAATACAGTGGCCGTTTCAGGCACGCGGAAAAcctgaaaatatttaacatgcTCATTGCTTTGTTTCGTTCGAATTTTCGAGAGGGCGGGTTGGgcaaaatatgtatgtagaatGTATCTATTATCTATTCTTTCgctttttattatattttattgatttttattttgcccGCATTGatgattatatttttcttttgttatggACAAAAGGGGCACTACTTACAACTGCccagcataaaaaaaaaaaacgaaaactaatattaattaaaacaaaaacaaatagaaaagaCGAAGCTTCATATTCTTCTCACTGGTGGGTGAATTCCCTTTCCCTCTCTATGTCTTATATCTAACAGTCTGGTTTCATTGAATTCATCTCCTGAATGGAGAAGTAAGACTCACCTTCCATCCCAGATTCTCAAAGAATGTGCAGAGTCTCGATTGTCCAGTTGTTTTACCACCACAAGGacctaaaaacaaaagaaggaaacaaatattttatcaAGCCGCAAGTAGTTATAACTGTCAGggtaaacatatatatacatggcTAAATAGATATGCACTTATGAACAGAGATCGATATTGGATATTATATTTCATTAGCCACTCTCCGCTGTGACCCTGTGGGCAATTATCTTCATTGTCATTGCATTTTGTGTGTGCAATGAACAGGAAATGAAATCGAATTTTCTATGATTGATTTTGAAACCAGCGACGACCCAATAAAGCCATTTCGAATATAACTCAAAAGTGGAAGCAATGGTTCTACGCATCTGTCGCATCGGTTCACATTTTGTATTTATCAATGAAATTGATGTTCCACGTGTTTGAATGGGGCCTGCCTTTCGAAAATTTCAAACTAAATTTATTAACAAAGCGAACTAG encodes:
- the LOC6652236 gene encoding GPI ethanolamine phosphate transferase 3, with the translated sequence MNFTYLFVLIWLAYLVCSGVLLFSRGFLLARVSKTESSTCRRLSTNPNDEYVLSPEVVNEIFKDVNASSSSNLCLPQKSKVIILVIDALKYEFGVYKDNLTEPPLPYENKLKVLHELLSEKPEHARLMRFKADPPTTTLQRLKGLTTGSLPTFIDIGSNFASPEINEDNVIDQIVKSELPMVFLGDDTWTDLYPRRFKRAYAYPSFDIFDLDSVDQQILKHLPKELASEDWQVLIAHFLGVDHCGHKHGPMHEEMARKLGEMNDVISSVVQQMDDATTLLIMGDHGMTASGDHGGDSDDETNALLFAYSKKNRFYGSDAGSDSELLQQIDLVPTLATILGVPIPYSNLGLINFNLIPDVPVPHLSKFQTLLLHVWQNAQQIYRYFFSYALENKRTFNVDEMDKLETEFILLTHRVQTIYNEAAFKSFVRDLNVHLRDILNVCREIWVRFDPTQMSQGLLFCFLPIFFAFLLINNSRSADYGKIFKAKEISYIYLLNIAAGVFGYRYFKNFSFKTEEQGVIFFTSILSAVILAFYTLKHWTSIANNWSSVKRFSHMPTRLILFSSMAVYFSNSFVIQEAKILSYLLGGIVLLLAYELIQLSARLDFKQKFKAPQFLRSTLLRLILASLLAVCFIRFAFTLFRCREEQGNCTDFATQQGFVTKKSGLSRVYISAVVIIVIYTTLTRLYLRSCGNLTGNSPNVLLARYGPTVASICAGGHILLANSSIKNVHRVHIDAMALVIYALLIVQIVIVSWSPLMTFVLPPRNPNVISVNGKDSIVPEIFKKMKRMYEGDDAERRHEIPVVYGLATVYSSVIITFGVFLSMVLIVLLEPRAAIGLVASMAIGAILLSVNGILRYRTATSFESCVQPTFTALVGWFLLANFCFFATSHQTTLSQIDWRAAFVGRTTGLGQSNVISGALVILNTFCGHIFFFTVYALLSTETFSLFALFPNLIRSNSRLGKGDSATALSDVANESVGFDMTRGELSLYEYEDVFLGSNFKVATQFIMLQGLKIFCSMLACTIHCRHLMVWKIFAPRFIYEALATFVSLPSLILGYLLLLRIHRAVDSLIKRINKTKVN
- the LOC6652235 gene encoding TRPL translocation defect protein 14 isoform X1, encoding MATTADQLMAPGLTTPPTQSVLATMAATTAAGTNGDTSTKERQQEQQVDQNNKSTSPKPNAMPSLKIAKMMPNNSNKEKRVYKIVLTGGPCGGKTTGQSRLCTFFENLGWKVFRVPETATVLLSGGVKFSDLTEKEDPPTPTTYVYKDLPFAAPEHSLIDLTASCPRCLAKAASKPNGSEAYKFQENLIRTMVQIENTYFELGVSSTRNCLIICDRGVMDASAYISKDKWEKMMAANKWNPVEMRDNRYNQILHLVSAANGAEDFYSTEDHACRSEGVDLARELDYKSAAAWVGHPYFDVIDNSTNFEAKMNRMIESVCQKLGIDIGDRLQATSRKLKYLVAVLPPDSEFPPFQDFDVVHHYLQSAGPKVQARLRKRGQKNHWSYIHTQRRPNVHGQARIEVKTQLTHRDYMNLLAQRDDAHFTIYKKRRCFLINNQYFQLDIYKEPGHPRCKGLVLLETYSSLTGDALKNCMPKFLNIVKEVTGDPDYSMFNLSLKEDWSTTKKFCRTATHDKGATNGISKTPLVLNGQ
- the LOC6652235 gene encoding TRPL translocation defect protein 14 isoform X3, whose amino-acid sequence is MATTADQLMAPGLTTPPTQSVLATMAATTAAGTNGDTSTKERQQEQQVDQNNKSTSPKPNAMPSLKIAKMMPNNSNKEKRVYKIVLTGGPCGGKTTGQSRLCTFFENLGWKVFRVPETATVLLSGGVKFSDLTEKEAYKFQENLIRTMVQIENTYFELGVSSTRNCLIICDRGVMDASAYISKDKWEKMMAANKWNPVEMRDNRYNQILHLVSAANGAEDFYSTEDHACRSEGVDLARELDYKSAAAWVGHPYFDVIDNSTNFEAKMNRMIESVCQKLGIDIGDRLQATSRKLKYLVAVLPPDSEFPPFQDFDVVHHYLQSAGPKVQARLRKRGQKNHWSYIHTQRRPNVHGQARIEVKTQLTHRDYMNLLAQRDDAHFTIYKKRRCFLINNQYFQLDIYKEPGHPRCKGLVLLETYSSLTGDALKNCMPKFLNIVKEVTGDPDYSMFNLSLKEDWSTTKKFCRTATHDKGATNGISKTPLVLNGQ
- the LOC6652235 gene encoding TRPL translocation defect protein 14 isoform X2 — translated: MATTADQLMAPGLTTPPTQSVLATMAATTAAGTNGDTSTKERQQEQQVDQNNKSTSPKPNAMPSLKIAKMMPNNSNKEKRVYKIVLTGGPCGGKTTGQSRLCTFFENLGWKVFRVPETATVLLSGGVKFSDLTEKEAYKFQENLIRTMVQIENTYFELGVSSTRNCLIICDRGVMDASAYISKDKWEKMMAANKWNPVEMRDNRYNQILHLVSAANGAEDFYSTEDHACRSEGVDLARELDYKSAAAWVGHPYFDVIDNSTNFEAKMNRMIESVCQKLGIDIGDRLQATSRKLKYLVAVLPPDSEFPPFQDFDVVHHYLQSAGPKVQARLRKRGQKNHWSYIHTQRRPNVHGQARIEVKTQLTHRDYMNLLAQRDDAHFTIYKKRRCFLINNQYFQLDIYKEPGHPRCKGLVLLETYSSLTGDALKNCMPKFLNIVKEVTGDPDYSMFNLSLKEDWSTTKKFCRTATHGKQLEAEEVKKPKQQYHPYDETSD